In Dehalococcoidia bacterium, the genomic stretch AGCCCGCGAGGAACTGGGCAAAGTCAAGAAAGTTGATCTGATACGTGACGGATGGAAGGGGGTGAGGGCGTTATGATAGACCGTTCAGAGAAACTTCTTCAGATCCGCTACGTTGTTTCAATGGAGCCGCACATAGTGCTGGATAGTTCTAAATGCGGCACATGTGAGTTGAGGTCTTGCCTCTATTTCTGTCCGGCCGGCTGTTTTAAAGAGGAGAACAGCGAAATCAAGTTCAATTACGAGGGATGTCTCGAATGCGGGACATGCCGGGTTATGTGCCCCAGGGAAGCGCTGAAGTGGGACTACCCGCTTGGCGGCTACGGCGTGTCTTTTCGCCTTGGCTAGTTGTCAATTCAAAGGATGAACAATGAATATTGCCTTATGTGTCAAACAAGTACCGGATGTGGCTGGCCCTTTCAGCCTGACTGAAGAAACAGTATCACTTGATAACGCGGGACTTGTAAATATCGTCAATCCCGCCGATCTGGCTGCTTTGGCAATGGTGCGGAAGGCATTGCCTCCCGGGACTGCGAAAGTGACAGCTATGAGCGTCGGGCCCAAATCTGTCGAACGAGCACTTCGGGTCTGCGTCGCCTTGGGTGCAGACAAGACCGTCCGGGTGTGGGACAGTGCCCTCACGGCAGGCGCGCATGGTCCCGACGTGATCGCTCGCGTGCTGGCTGCCACCATTTCTTCTATCGGATTTGACCTGATCGTCTGTGGTTCGCGAGGGATTTGTGGTGGATCCGGATACGTCGGTCCTGCACTGGCCGAGTATTTGTGTTTCGCTCAGTTATGCAGTGTGAGTCATCTGGAGATTTCACCGGCGCGTGATGCCCTGACGGTACATCGACGGCTCGACCGCGGCGATCGTGAGATCGTCGCTTGCAAGCTTCCGGCGGTCATCACAGTTGATGAAGGGACCGCCGAGATTCCGTACGCTTCGTTCCCTGATGTGCTTGCCTCTGAGCGCATGGAGATACCGGTCATTGACCTTGCCTCAATAGGACTTAAATCATCAGATATCGAGTCTGCTTGCGGTGGCCGATTTCTGCATTATGTTCCGCCTCGGCCGAGAACTAAGAAGTCTCCCGCTCCAGCGAAGGCACTTTCTCCGTTAGAGCAGATGCAGCAGGCCATGCTAGGTGGCGGTGCAACAAAGAAAGGGAGTGATGTGATCGAAGGCAAGCCGCAAAAGGTGGCTCAGGAAATCGTCCGCTTCCTTGTATCCAACGGTATCTTGCCGCGCGAACATGAAGGACGTGTCATGTAGGAACGCTCCGATGAAATCCTGATCCCCCTCCAATCACCAATCTTCGGAAAATGGGTCCTCTCCCCTGATGGGAGAGGACCAACGATGACATCTTCGGCCTAGCAGCAATAATCCACAAGCCTCAGCAGGTTATCGAGACTACTGAGCTGTGCGACCTCCATCCATCACTAGAGATGCTCCCGTGGTGAAGGTGGCATCCCGGCAGAGATACAATACAGCCAAGGCAACTTCCTCGGATGTGCCGACTCTGCCCATAGGGAAAAGGTTCTCGATTGTCGCTTTCATGACCGGGTCGCGCTCCACGAAACGCTCATAAGTGGGGGTTGATATCGCTCCAGGACAAACCGCATTGACCCGGATGTTCTGCTTGGCATATTCCAGCGCCACCGATTTGGTCAGTCCCAGAAGGGCATGCTTGGCAGCACTGTAGAGCGGAATCCTCATGCCGCCGGTAATTCCCGAGGCAGAAGAGTTGTTGACGATACTCCCTCCTCCGGATTTGAGCATGTAAGGAACCTCATGCTTCATGCACAGCCAGACACCTTTGACACTGATATCAAAGAGGGCATAGTATTCTTCTTCTGTCTGATCCGTCAGGGGCTTCGGTATCTGCTCGATGCAGGCGTTGTTAAAG encodes the following:
- a CDS encoding glucose 1-dehydrogenase produces the protein MKGKTIFITGGNDGIGVVTARLFSRHGANVAIMARREEKNKTAREDIEKEGGKCIAYTGDVSKESDVKAALAETFNHFGSLDYAFNNACIEQIPKPLTDQTEEEYYALFDISVKGVWLCMKHEVPYMLKSGGGSIVNNSSASGITGGMRIPLYSAAKHALLGLTKSVALEYAKQNIRVNAVCPGAISTPTYERFVERDPVMKATIENLFPMGRVGTSEEVALAVLYLCRDATFTTGASLVMDGGRTAQ
- a CDS encoding 4Fe-4S dicluster domain-containing protein: MIDRSEKLLQIRYVVSMEPHIVLDSSKCGTCELRSCLYFCPAGCFKEENSEIKFNYEGCLECGTCRVMCPREALKWDYPLGGYGVSFRLG